From the Pomacea canaliculata isolate SZHN2017 linkage group LG4, ASM307304v1, whole genome shotgun sequence genome, one window contains:
- the LOC112562798 gene encoding uncharacterized protein LOC112562798 produces MSLTDVMDDVDYERQNFTQNEALTQHPLWLTESHFVYHLQRNADGHLTFKRDFDGEPICSPRPLKELSMQNMVAKPGRMECLKVHEMPSDLYPALLTEAIFQRSLQTVSHLVSTWPHPVLDVRGVLPPEEIFRCEHLTMPFDCQDNLSLMDSLMIGLLNLKPHSRLKLVNFTGFKHDRKMVRELARLPILWMKPSDRQPGYIHSLLRQTIVISKDKVQRYVNRIACIYANIDLQVRHGHTIGPITIMFDCKIMFDDVPIGLALQFETPFRYICQRVWTEPIVDVTLPLAVMQKVLNPRCISHLEIEDPDICSDLTRWDSLLEALLLLPSLRALSLPNTVHADRHVNAAYELNQVLRPLRALQRLNLASCNLRDCVEQLLHNLDQDLSYLSLRDCRLSELDIQALIQWPLIDGLRELNLSRNNLKTFAVLVVGLLHKMAATIVCFSVSFCSLSLVGLQQTVQKCKECLRLKILGIQSFTPPPLTEMREIIEDCADIATLQRCILLPEAYAFPGSQISQRAANRETIALMCREILVQLGRADVQLE; encoded by the exons ATGTCTCTGACAGACGTGATGGACGATGTGGACTACGAGCGCCAAAACTTCACCCAAAACGAGGCTCTGACGCAACATCCGCTGTGGCTGACCGAGTCTCACTTCGTCTACCACCTGCAGCGCAACGCAGACGGCCACCTCACCTTCAAGAGAGATTTCGATGGGGAACCCATCTGCTCACCCAG accgCTAAAAGAACTCAGCATGCAGAACATGGTCGCGAAGCCAGGACGCATGGAGTGCCTTAAGGTCCACGAAATGCCCTCTGACCTTTACCCTGCTCTCCTGACAGAGGCCATCTTTCAGAGATCGCTACAG ACtgtgtctcacctggtgtccacCTGGCCACACCCGGTTCTAGACGTGCGAGGGGTGTTGCCGCCGGAGGAAATATTTCGCTGCGAGCACCTGACCATGCCATTCGACTGCCAGGATAATCTGTCCCTGATGGACTCCCTCATGATCGGTCTGCTAAACCTCAAGCCTCACTCCAGGCTAAAGCTCGTCAACTTTACTGGCTTCAAACATG ACCGGAAGATGGTGCGGGAGTTGGCCAGGCTACCGATCCTCTGGATGAAACCGAGCGACAGACAACCCGGATACATTCACAGTCTACTGCGCCAGACAATAG tcatcAGCAAAGACAAGGTCCAACGTTACGTAAACCGTATCGCTTGTATCTACGCCAACATCGACCTCCAGGTCCGGCATGGACACACGATAG GTCCCATCACTATCATGTTCGATTGCAAAATCATGTTTGACGATGTCCCGATCGGCCTGGCCTTGCAGTTCGAGACTCCCTTCAGATACATCTGTCAGAGAGTGTGGACGGAGCCTATAGTGGATGTGACTCTTCCCCTGGCGGTGATGCAGAAAGTTTTGAACCCCAGG TGCATTTCGCACCTGGAAATCGAGGATCCCGACATTTGTTCTGATCTGACCCGCTGGGACAGCCTGTTGGaggcgctgctgctgctgcccagCCTGCGTGCACTCAGTCTACCCAACACCGTGCACGCGGACCGTCACGTGAATGCCGCGTACGAGCTGAACCAGGTGCTGCGTCCATTGCGCGCGCTGCAGCGCCTCAACCTGGCCTCCTGCAACCTGCGAGACTGCGTGGAGCAGCTGCTGCACAACCTGGACCAGGACCTGAGCTACCTGAGTCTCCGTGACTGCCGTCTGAGCGAGTTGGACATCCAGGCATTGATACAG TGGCCTCTTATCGACGGATTGCGGGAATTGAACCTCAGTCGCAACAACCTTAAAACTTTTGCTGTCCTTGTGGTTGGGCTTCTTCACAAGATGGCCGCCACCATCGTCTGCTTCTCTGTATCGttttgctctctctccctcgtcGGGCTGCAGCAGACGGTTCAAAAGTGCAAGGAGTGTCTTCGTCTGAAAATTCTGGGTATCCAGTCGTTCACTCCACCCCCACTGACGGAAATGCGAGAGATCATTGAGGACTGTGCAGACATTGCCACGCTGCAGCGGTGCATTTTGCTCCCAGAAGCCTATGCGTTTCCGGGAAGTCAAATCTCGCAGCGGGCGGCGAATCGCGAGACTATCGCGTTGATGTGTCGCGAGATTCTTGTGCAGCTGGGCAGAGCAGATGTTCAGCTAGAATGA